The nucleotide sequence TATGGTCTAGCAGCAGCAAACACAGAttactttgatttaaaaatatcctTATGAATACATGTTATCTTTGATACTGTCTTCAATTGGGGtggaataaaaacatgtttatgagTTCTCAACGTCGCATTTATCCCGATATGTATCAGTAAGAGCAAATTAAATACGGGAGCGTAACTAAAACCATCACCAACTTGAAAGCAATAAAGTGTTGtgtttaacaaatacaatttaactTCAGCACTTGACGAAAGACGTTAAGGTAGAGGACTTTAGTGGAAAACAGATGACGGCTTTCCCGCTGTTTGTCATGTCGATCAAGTACCTGAGAGAACATCTACGCAAGGCGGTTACTACGCAAAAGATTGGAGTCGAGGAAACTGACATATTCTACGTGTTGACCGTTCCGGCTATCTGGGATGACAATGCCAAGAGATTTATGAGGGACGCGGCTATAGAAGTAAGACGTTTTTTGTTGTATTGGTTACAGCATTGAGAGTAAATTGGCACTGGCATGATCATTCCGACGATGTATATCGTTGGCTGAGGTCCATTCACTTCCGTGAGCTCACTGAACTGTCGTTACACTTACATATGGCCTAATGtagtaattgatatatttttcatattaaaccGAACACCCCGATGTGATTATTGATATTTCTCATATTATACCGAACGCATTGCattcttaaaataacaaatttcataTAGGCTATATTAGTACAGACCTGTTTGAtagtatttaagttaaaactttCATGTCACTTGAAATAATATGTTCATGAGTAGGGCTTCCATCCatgtaatattaatataaagttATTATCTTAATATAGAACGTCAAAGCAATGAACTAAGATAGACACCTAAAATAGCTCTGACAAGAGAAAACTCGTAGACTTCATTCTTTAGTCgtagttcattatttcaaacTGATAAATGGACAAGTATCTGTGAATAGTTTGTGTATTGAAGTACTTACATTGAATCTGAAGGGCATTGTCACATACTATTGAATTCGTAACAAGTCTAATTGTATTAACATACACGAATGTGAAACTTTGTTGTAAAGGCTGGTGTAGACCCGAAGCGCCTTAAGCTGGCCTTGGAGCCGGAGTGTGCCTCTGTCTGGTGCGAGACGTTGGGTATGGACATGAAAGGCGCTGTAGCGTTTCAAGGATCACAGTACATGGTTGTCGATCTTGGAGGTAAGGGATCATAAAGTATTctactgaaaaaacaacaagttatTATAATCAGTGTTCTATTTGTCACTTTCACTCTTTCTGTGTTATTGTCCCAATTtacttatttgtttaattacGATTTAGTCAatatcgttttttttaattttggtttcGACAGGTAACGTTTAccttaaatacatgaaaaaaaacaatttatcattgttttaaaatgcagGAGGCACCGCAGATATATCTGTCCTTGAAAGAAAACCAGATGGAACCCTGAAGGAAATCCACAAAGCCAGTGGGGGCTCGTGGGGAGGCATCTATGTGGATGAAAATTACATGAAAATGTTGAATGAATTGTTTGGGGAAAAAGCTCTCACTGAACTCCGAAAGACTGAAATGAATGATTATTTCGATGTCACTCGGGAATTTGAACATAAGAAACGGTCATTTGACACTTACAAAACAAAGCAGATAATTGTTCGTGTTTCTGCCTCGCTGAGAGATCTTGCGGAAAAGTATTCATCCAAATCTTTAGAGGAACGAATTGCGTCCTTGAAAGTGCGAGAAAATGCCATCACCATGAGAGGCAAAGACAAGCTGAAGATTGATACAACAGTTGTCCAATCATGGTTTAAAAGACCAATCGATCTGCTGATCCAGCATCTGAAGTCTCTTTTAGCTGAACCAAAGATACAAAGCGTGCGAACCGTTATTCTGGTGGGCGGTTTCGGTGAAAGCCCGTACGTTCAGGAGAGAATCAGGAATGAATTAGCCGGCATGAGAGTGATCGTTCCTGCAGACGCGGGTCTCGCCGTGTTGAAAGGCGCCGTTAGGTTTGGACACAACCCCGTTATTGTCTCCTCTAGGATCATGAAATACACGTATGGGGTGAATGGGtttgtcaagtttgatgaacaGAAGCACCCAGAGGAGAAGAAGGTTTTGAAAAATGGAGAGTGGTTGGTGAAGGATTGTTTCAAGGTGTACGTGCGAGTAAAGGAGGAGGTGAGAGTGGACCAACAGGTGACAATGCAGAGTCTTCCTATTAGTAAAACATCCCTCACATCTGTCTACAGAACAACACAAGAGTACCCGGAGTACACAACAGACACCGGATGTGAACTGCTCGGGTCAATTGAGCTCGAAAACAGCACCGTTATTCCGTTTAATGAACAGAAAACTGAAGACACGTTCATGTTCGGGGATACAGAACTTCTCGTGAAAACAAAGAACATAACCACTGGAAAAGAAGCCTTTATGACATTTGAGTGCTTCAAATAAAACGTGTTGGATATTTTTATATAGGCTTAAGACGAACTGCTGCCCCTAACCTCCATAAGCAAAACGAGTTttcccaaaacaaaaaaaaaatcccaataaaAAGCGAGCTTCCTTAAAGCAAGTGAATTTTCCCCAAAGCGAGTAAAATGACCAGTGATCAAAAATAAGCGAATACAAGTTATTGCGACAATGTAAAACACTACACAATCAGAAAATCAGCGGTTCAGCAGTTTTCGGGGCGATGTGGGAAGCAGAAAACATTTACAGCAAAAAGGCACATTTAGCCCGGCAGATTAAgtcaatattaagaaaaatcGTTCAGTTTGTGATACAAGCATAAAAAATGCATAGGTTGTCCTATAAGGTTACTTGTTCGGAAAAACCCGTTAGCcatcttatttttcaaaatggcgaccattttcaagatggccgccaatcccgattgaaaaatatagttttaatactattataggaaactgtatgtaatgtttgtctactttatataaatcatgtttaattaattgtttgtttaagtgtAATTGTTCTAATCACATGGTAATAACGCATGatctaaataaatcttgaaatacAAAAGTTGACCAAACAGTTATATCTTAATGATTTTGGTTTGTGATACAATCATCAAAATTGCATAAGAATTCTATTTAGGTTACTTGTTTGAAAAAACCTGTTAGccatcttcttttttttaaatggcggccattttgaagATGGCCGCTAATTccaattaaaagaaattattacaatacaaaagttgacaaaacagttatatctaaatattttttgttggtGATACAATCATCAAAATTTACATAAGTATTCCTATAAGGTTACTTGTTTGGAAAAATCCGTTAGCCAtccttttttcaaaatggcggccattttcaagatggccgccaatcCGATTGAAAGATGTTATTCTTGATACAAAAGTTGACCAAACAGTTCTATCTTAAAGATTTGGGTTCGTGATGCaatcattaaaatttgcaaTAGTATTTCTATTAGGTAACTTGTTTATAAAAACCCGTTAGCCATCTTTGTTCAAAATGGCGGCCATTTTCAAGACGGCCGCCAATCCCGACTAAAAGAAATTATtcttaatacaaaaatgattaaaaagttCTATCATAATGCATTTGGGTTGAAACAGTACATTTGCTTTAAAAgagaaacaaaattatataaaactttttaGAAAGCTCTTACTATCACTTACGACAAAGCACAACCACGCACTGGTAAAACCACTGCCGTAAAACTCAGCATGTGGTTTAATGTCAGCTAAATAATCTTTAGTAAAGCTAAGTGTCCCAGATGCTAAATAACAAGCCCCATATCTATAGTCTTGTTAAATGCAGGACCAGTAAGatcataattaatacaatgaaaactacagggacaagcccagttgtcgaacattcaaaaataaactctTTTAAGGTGACAGGCAAACGCCCAatcgacaatgaactatagacacaaacatataaacatcacata is from Mya arenaria isolate MELC-2E11 chromosome 9, ASM2691426v1 and encodes:
- the LOC128203302 gene encoding heat shock 70 kDa protein 12B-like translates to MASNAQSKALLVAAFDFGTTYSGYAFSFQDDPNKIQTNQNWYAGGGASRLVSLKTSTSVLLNPKGEFDKFGFEAEDKYAILAEDDEHNGWRLFRRFKMVLHRNKHLTKDVKVEDFSGKQMTAFPLFVMSIKYLREHLRKAVTTQKIGVEETDIFYVLTVPAIWDDNAKRFMRDAAIEAGVDPKRLKLALEPECASVWCETLGMDMKGAVAFQGSQYMVVDLGGGTADISVLERKPDGTLKEIHKASGGSWGGIYVDENYMKMLNELFGEKALTELRKTEMNDYFDVTREFEHKKRSFDTYKTKQIIVRVSASLRDLAEKYSSKSLEERIASLKVRENAITMRGKDKLKIDTTVVQSWFKRPIDLLIQHLKSLLAEPKIQSVRTVILVGGFGESPYVQERIRNELAGMRVIVPADAGLAVLKGAVRFGHNPVIVSSRIMKYTYGVNGFVKFDEQKHPEEKKVLKNGEWLVKDCFKVYVRVKEEVRVDQQVTMQSLPISKTSLTSVYRTTQEYPEYTTDTGCELLGSIELENSTVIPFNEQKTEDTFMFGDTELLVKTKNITTGKEAFMTFECFK